In the Anaerostipes caccae L1-92 genome, TACTCTGGTTTTGCTGATATCCAATGAAGCAGAAATGGCTAAGCTCGAAGTTCTGAATTCACCGGCGCAGATTTGTGCACTGCTGAATGAATTTTTCAAAGAGCATATGCAGAAAGGGTTAAAATGATGAAGATACAGCGCAGAAAGAAAAAAGAAACACTCATAGACAGTCTTCATTTGGGGCGAAGCGTCGGCAGAGCATTTCTTTCTTACAGATGTATTATATCATAACCGGGCACTATTTTCCAGGGACTTGCGATGCAGGTCCCTGTTGTCTGAATGAGAGGAGGTTTTTTGATGGAGATTGACTTAAAAAAGCTGGAGGGAGCCTGCTCCTGCCAAAGAGAACATCACGCAGATATTGATAAGATTCTTTTGGAGGAGGGAGCTGTCGAAAAACTGCCGCTTTTGCTGAAAGATACACCTTATCAGAATCTTGTCATGATCTGCGATGAAAATACTTATGAAATAGCCGGGAAACAGACGGAACAGCTGCTTCATATTTCAGAAACAGTCATGCTGAAGGGGAGCGGGGTCCATGCGGATGAAACCAGTGTGGCATATGTGATGGGACAGCTGAAAGGAAGAGAACGGCCGGATGCATTGATCACGGTCGGGTCCGGCACGCTTCACGACATTACCAGATACTGTGCCTTTGACCTTGGAATACCGTTTATATCTGTGCCGACGGCTGCCAGTGTGGATGGCTACACATCTACAGTTGCGGCTATGACACTTCAGGGATTTAAAAAGACAGTGCCCTCCTGTGCGCCGAAGATCATTGCGGCAGACAGCAGGGTGCTGAAAGAAGCTCCGCTCCGCCTTACAGCTTCGGGTGTAGGTGACCTGCTGGGGAAATATACGGCGCTTGCGGACTGGAAGCTGGCACATCTGCTGACAGGAGAATATTTTTGCCCGAGAGTCTGCGGCTTTGAGGAAGAGGCTCTTGAGATTATGTGTAAAAGTCTTCCGGGACTAAAGAAGGGTGAGATATCTGCTTATGAACAGCTCATGTACGGTCTCCTGCTTTCCGGACTGGCGATCCAGATGGTGGGGAATTCCCGTCCTGCTTCAGGGACAGAGCATCATATGTCTCATCTGTGGGAGATGGA is a window encoding:
- a CDS encoding sn-glycerol-1-phosphate dehydrogenase, producing MEIDLKKLEGACSCQREHHADIDKILLEEGAVEKLPLLLKDTPYQNLVMICDENTYEIAGKQTEQLLHISETVMLKGSGVHADETSVAYVMGQLKGRERPDALITVGSGTLHDITRYCAFDLGIPFISVPTAASVDGYTSTVAAMTLQGFKKTVPSCAPKIIAADSRVLKEAPLRLTASGVGDLLGKYTALADWKLAHLLTGEYFCPRVCGFEEEALEIMCKSLPGLKKGEISAYEQLMYGLLLSGLAIQMVGNSRPASGTEHHMSHLWEMEAVNSCLDFYHGEKVGTGLVISSEIYHRAAECLRNGRYGIKRSVPLEKELIRKCFAGRGLNDIILDENQPNVLDQISPSVLKEKEDRIIEILEQVPKAETLRAYLDQAGGVSSLEDLGLEKRMKALTARVSPYVRQRLTFMRILKYYDFYESVIQG